One part of the Phragmites australis chromosome 3, lpPhrAust1.1, whole genome shotgun sequence genome encodes these proteins:
- the LOC133912229 gene encoding elongator complex protein 6 isoform X1, which yields MDVKDIVKIKTSCRGADDFLAWHPKKIDLFTVRIAYRLAADIKRQDDGGKVAISQLDGCNPLWNHIWKFHVLQKKKRISTMLYAAAQTLKPYGIPCATYGVCRRSRSCESQGCNLSLHRKSERLHFFELQAFPGGARDDTIANSFIRLYSEIQRVVEVHRTGEIPGQFTIVIDDVSLLEVAAHGSVDDVFDFLHYCVTLASEMNCSLVILIHEDIYASEESMGLLLHLRYIADLVIKAAPLSTGLAADVHGQLSVVNKGMFSEQRPKAQRVWNFHFKVKENGADFFYPGSRH from the exons ATGGATGTGAAGGACATTGTAAAAATCAAAACTTCATGTAGAGGTGCTGATGATTTTTTAGCTTGGCACCCAAAGAAAATTGATCTGTTCACAGTGCGGATCGCATACAGACTAGCAGCGGATATTAAGAGGCAAGATGATGGGGGCAAGGTTGCTATCTCACAACTGGATGGTTGCAACCCATTGTGGAATCACATCTGGAAGTTTCATGTTCTGCAGAAG AAAAAGAGGATATCTACCATGCTCTATGCCGCTGCCCAAACGCTCAAGCCCTATGGAATACCATGCGCCACGTATGGCGTTTGTCGTCGGTCGAGGAGTTGCGAGTCACAG GGCTGTAACCTTTCTCTGCATAGGAAGAGCGAGAGGCTTCATTTCTTTGAATTGCAAGCATTCCCAG GTGGAGCAAGGGATGACACCATTGCCAACAGCTTTATTCGGCTATACAGTGAAATTCAAAGAGTAGTGGAGGTACACAGGACAGGAGAAATTCCAGGCCAGTTCACCATCGTTATCGACGATGTCTCACTTTTGGAAGTTGCTGCCCATGGTTCCGTAGATGATGTGTTCGACTTCTTGCATTATTGTGTCACTCTTGCATCTGAGATG AATTGCTCGCTGGTGATCCTGATCCACGAGGATATATATGCAAGCGAGGAGAGCATGGGTCTCCTCTTACATCTGCGCTACATCGCAGATCTCGTGATTAAAGCGGCACCTCTGAGCACTGGCTTGGCTGCTGATGTTCATGGACAG TTGTCGGTGGTGAACAAGGGCATGTTTAGCGAGCAAAGGCCAAAAGCGCAGAGAGTTTGGAACTTCCATTTTAAAGTGAAGGAAAACGGTGCTGACTTCTTCTATCCAGGGAGCAGACATTAG
- the LOC133912227 gene encoding probable serine/threonine-protein kinase PBL7 isoform X1 produces MGSCFSSEGGGSERKGPAETSQIAPVKTEPEPVETAPVPTAPVICTEMVESAIPEEAVHAEFVSYRGPAYKVFTYEELYSATEGFRADRLLGQGGFGPVYKGFLDSTNQEVAIKTLDPQGQQGNKEFLSEVLILGNLHHPNLVELVGCCADRGKRILVYEYMPLGSLVSHIHDLPPGKQPLDWSTRMKILVGAAKGLQHLHDNVDPPVINRDVKCGNILLGEGYHPKLSDFGLAKLGPTGDNTHVSTRVMGTAGYCAPEYFMSGKLSIKSDIYSFGVVMLEVLTGRKAKDEPKQTLAVWAPPLVNQKDFHKLADPALQGQYHAISLYRALAVAALCVNQRANMRPPMADVVEALAEISEMESRSRWRTARRQSAAPSTPTGAGSDGNQAQYQGERS; encoded by the exons ATGGGGTCCTGCTTCTCGTCGGAGGGCGGGGGAAGCGAGAGGAAGGGGCCCGCGGAGACGTCGCAGATCGCGCCGGTCAAGACGGAGCCCGAGCCGGTCGAGACGGCGCCCGTGCCGACCGCCCCAG TTATTTGTACAGAGATGGTAGAATCAGCGATCCCGGAGGAGGCCGTGCATGCTGAGTTCGTCTCATATCGTGGTCCGGCGTACAAGGTATTCACCTATGAGGAGCTGTATTCGGCGACAGAGGGATTCAGAGCAGATCGCCTCCTGGGACAGGGAGGGTTCGGTCCGGTGTACAAGGGCTTTCTTGATAGCACCAATCAG GAGGTGGCTATAAAGACTCTTGATCCCCAGGGACAACAAGGGAACAAGGAGTTCCTCTCTGAAGTTCTGATTTTGGGCAACTTGCACCACCCAAATCTTGTAGAACTTGTTGGATGTTGCGCTGATCGTGGCAAGAGGATTTTAGTTTATGAGTATATGCCTTTGGGTTCCCTGGTCAGTCATATCCATG ATCTCCCCCCTGGTAAGCAGCCTCTTGACTGGAGTACAAGAATGAAGATACTTGTTGGTGCAGCTAAAGGTCTGCAACATTTGCATGACAATGTTGACCCTCCTGTCATTAACCGCGATGTGAAATGCGGAAACATTTTGCTTGGAGAGGGTTATCATCCAAAGCTGTCTGACTTTGGCTTGGCAAAGCTAGGTCCAACTGGTGACAATACTCATGTTTCAACTAGGGTCATGGGTACAGCTGGATATTGTGCGCCAGAGTACTTCATGAGTGGTAAATTGTCTATAAAGTCGGACATTTACAGCTTCGGTGTTGTTATGTTGGAGGTTCTCACAGGAAGAAAGGCTAAAGATGAACCTAAGCAAACTCTTGCTGTATGG GCTCCCCCCCTGGTGAACCAAAAGGATTTCCACAAACTGGCAGACCCGGCGCTGCAGGGTCAGTACCACGCGATTTCGTTGTATCGGGCCCTCGCTGTTGCTGCACTCTGTGTCAATCAAAGAGCGAACATGAGACCACCCATGGCAGATGTCGTTGAAGCTCTCGCCGAGATCTCAGAAATGGAGTCCAGAAGCAGGTGGCGGACAGCCCGTCGACAATCGGCGGCTCCCAGCACACCAACTGGAGCTGGCTCTGATGGGAACCAAGCCCAGTATCAGGGAGAAAGAAGCTGA
- the LOC133912227 gene encoding probable serine/threonine-protein kinase PBL7 isoform X3 — translation MYRMLHPFLVICTEMVESAIPEEAVHAEFVSYRGPAYKVFTYEELYSATEGFRADRLLGQGGFGPVYKGFLDSTNQEVAIKTLDPQGQQGNKEFLSEVLILGNLHHPNLVELVGCCADRGKRILVYEYMPLGSLVSHIHDLPPGKQPLDWSTRMKILVGAAKGLQHLHDNVDPPVINRDVKCGNILLGEGYHPKLSDFGLAKLGPTGDNTHVSTRVMGTAGYCAPEYFMSGKLSIKSDIYSFGVVMLEVLTGRKAKDEPKQTLAVWAPPLVNQKDFHKLADPALQGQYHAISLYRALAVAALCVNQRANMRPPMADVVEALAEISEMESRSRWRTARRQSAAPSTPTGAGSDGNQAQYQGERS, via the exons ATGTATCGGATGCTGCATCCATTTTTAGTTATTTGTACAGAGATGGTAGAATCAGCGATCCCGGAGGAGGCCGTGCATGCTGAGTTCGTCTCATATCGTGGTCCGGCGTACAAGGTATTCACCTATGAGGAGCTGTATTCGGCGACAGAGGGATTCAGAGCAGATCGCCTCCTGGGACAGGGAGGGTTCGGTCCGGTGTACAAGGGCTTTCTTGATAGCACCAATCAG GAGGTGGCTATAAAGACTCTTGATCCCCAGGGACAACAAGGGAACAAGGAGTTCCTCTCTGAAGTTCTGATTTTGGGCAACTTGCACCACCCAAATCTTGTAGAACTTGTTGGATGTTGCGCTGATCGTGGCAAGAGGATTTTAGTTTATGAGTATATGCCTTTGGGTTCCCTGGTCAGTCATATCCATG ATCTCCCCCCTGGTAAGCAGCCTCTTGACTGGAGTACAAGAATGAAGATACTTGTTGGTGCAGCTAAAGGTCTGCAACATTTGCATGACAATGTTGACCCTCCTGTCATTAACCGCGATGTGAAATGCGGAAACATTTTGCTTGGAGAGGGTTATCATCCAAAGCTGTCTGACTTTGGCTTGGCAAAGCTAGGTCCAACTGGTGACAATACTCATGTTTCAACTAGGGTCATGGGTACAGCTGGATATTGTGCGCCAGAGTACTTCATGAGTGGTAAATTGTCTATAAAGTCGGACATTTACAGCTTCGGTGTTGTTATGTTGGAGGTTCTCACAGGAAGAAAGGCTAAAGATGAACCTAAGCAAACTCTTGCTGTATGG GCTCCCCCCCTGGTGAACCAAAAGGATTTCCACAAACTGGCAGACCCGGCGCTGCAGGGTCAGTACCACGCGATTTCGTTGTATCGGGCCCTCGCTGTTGCTGCACTCTGTGTCAATCAAAGAGCGAACATGAGACCACCCATGGCAGATGTCGTTGAAGCTCTCGCCGAGATCTCAGAAATGGAGTCCAGAAGCAGGTGGCGGACAGCCCGTCGACAATCGGCGGCTCCCAGCACACCAACTGGAGCTGGCTCTGATGGGAACCAAGCCCAGTATCAGGGAGAAAGAAGCTGA
- the LOC133912227 gene encoding probable serine/threonine-protein kinase PBL7 isoform X2 has protein sequence MGSCFSSEGGGSERKGPAETSQIAPVKTEPEPVETAPVPTAPEMVESAIPEEAVHAEFVSYRGPAYKVFTYEELYSATEGFRADRLLGQGGFGPVYKGFLDSTNQEVAIKTLDPQGQQGNKEFLSEVLILGNLHHPNLVELVGCCADRGKRILVYEYMPLGSLVSHIHDLPPGKQPLDWSTRMKILVGAAKGLQHLHDNVDPPVINRDVKCGNILLGEGYHPKLSDFGLAKLGPTGDNTHVSTRVMGTAGYCAPEYFMSGKLSIKSDIYSFGVVMLEVLTGRKAKDEPKQTLAVWAPPLVNQKDFHKLADPALQGQYHAISLYRALAVAALCVNQRANMRPPMADVVEALAEISEMESRSRWRTARRQSAAPSTPTGAGSDGNQAQYQGERS, from the exons ATGGGGTCCTGCTTCTCGTCGGAGGGCGGGGGAAGCGAGAGGAAGGGGCCCGCGGAGACGTCGCAGATCGCGCCGGTCAAGACGGAGCCCGAGCCGGTCGAGACGGCGCCCGTGCCGACCGCCCCAG AGATGGTAGAATCAGCGATCCCGGAGGAGGCCGTGCATGCTGAGTTCGTCTCATATCGTGGTCCGGCGTACAAGGTATTCACCTATGAGGAGCTGTATTCGGCGACAGAGGGATTCAGAGCAGATCGCCTCCTGGGACAGGGAGGGTTCGGTCCGGTGTACAAGGGCTTTCTTGATAGCACCAATCAG GAGGTGGCTATAAAGACTCTTGATCCCCAGGGACAACAAGGGAACAAGGAGTTCCTCTCTGAAGTTCTGATTTTGGGCAACTTGCACCACCCAAATCTTGTAGAACTTGTTGGATGTTGCGCTGATCGTGGCAAGAGGATTTTAGTTTATGAGTATATGCCTTTGGGTTCCCTGGTCAGTCATATCCATG ATCTCCCCCCTGGTAAGCAGCCTCTTGACTGGAGTACAAGAATGAAGATACTTGTTGGTGCAGCTAAAGGTCTGCAACATTTGCATGACAATGTTGACCCTCCTGTCATTAACCGCGATGTGAAATGCGGAAACATTTTGCTTGGAGAGGGTTATCATCCAAAGCTGTCTGACTTTGGCTTGGCAAAGCTAGGTCCAACTGGTGACAATACTCATGTTTCAACTAGGGTCATGGGTACAGCTGGATATTGTGCGCCAGAGTACTTCATGAGTGGTAAATTGTCTATAAAGTCGGACATTTACAGCTTCGGTGTTGTTATGTTGGAGGTTCTCACAGGAAGAAAGGCTAAAGATGAACCTAAGCAAACTCTTGCTGTATGG GCTCCCCCCCTGGTGAACCAAAAGGATTTCCACAAACTGGCAGACCCGGCGCTGCAGGGTCAGTACCACGCGATTTCGTTGTATCGGGCCCTCGCTGTTGCTGCACTCTGTGTCAATCAAAGAGCGAACATGAGACCACCCATGGCAGATGTCGTTGAAGCTCTCGCCGAGATCTCAGAAATGGAGTCCAGAAGCAGGTGGCGGACAGCCCGTCGACAATCGGCGGCTCCCAGCACACCAACTGGAGCTGGCTCTGATGGGAACCAAGCCCAGTATCAGGGAGAAAGAAGCTGA
- the LOC133912227 gene encoding probable serine/threonine-protein kinase PBL7 isoform X4, protein MPEFVGFEMVESAIPEEAVHAEFVSYRGPAYKVFTYEELYSATEGFRADRLLGQGGFGPVYKGFLDSTNQEVAIKTLDPQGQQGNKEFLSEVLILGNLHHPNLVELVGCCADRGKRILVYEYMPLGSLVSHIHDLPPGKQPLDWSTRMKILVGAAKGLQHLHDNVDPPVINRDVKCGNILLGEGYHPKLSDFGLAKLGPTGDNTHVSTRVMGTAGYCAPEYFMSGKLSIKSDIYSFGVVMLEVLTGRKAKDEPKQTLAVWAPPLVNQKDFHKLADPALQGQYHAISLYRALAVAALCVNQRANMRPPMADVVEALAEISEMESRSRWRTARRQSAAPSTPTGAGSDGNQAQYQGERS, encoded by the exons ATGCCCGAGTTTGTGGGTTTTG AGATGGTAGAATCAGCGATCCCGGAGGAGGCCGTGCATGCTGAGTTCGTCTCATATCGTGGTCCGGCGTACAAGGTATTCACCTATGAGGAGCTGTATTCGGCGACAGAGGGATTCAGAGCAGATCGCCTCCTGGGACAGGGAGGGTTCGGTCCGGTGTACAAGGGCTTTCTTGATAGCACCAATCAG GAGGTGGCTATAAAGACTCTTGATCCCCAGGGACAACAAGGGAACAAGGAGTTCCTCTCTGAAGTTCTGATTTTGGGCAACTTGCACCACCCAAATCTTGTAGAACTTGTTGGATGTTGCGCTGATCGTGGCAAGAGGATTTTAGTTTATGAGTATATGCCTTTGGGTTCCCTGGTCAGTCATATCCATG ATCTCCCCCCTGGTAAGCAGCCTCTTGACTGGAGTACAAGAATGAAGATACTTGTTGGTGCAGCTAAAGGTCTGCAACATTTGCATGACAATGTTGACCCTCCTGTCATTAACCGCGATGTGAAATGCGGAAACATTTTGCTTGGAGAGGGTTATCATCCAAAGCTGTCTGACTTTGGCTTGGCAAAGCTAGGTCCAACTGGTGACAATACTCATGTTTCAACTAGGGTCATGGGTACAGCTGGATATTGTGCGCCAGAGTACTTCATGAGTGGTAAATTGTCTATAAAGTCGGACATTTACAGCTTCGGTGTTGTTATGTTGGAGGTTCTCACAGGAAGAAAGGCTAAAGATGAACCTAAGCAAACTCTTGCTGTATGG GCTCCCCCCCTGGTGAACCAAAAGGATTTCCACAAACTGGCAGACCCGGCGCTGCAGGGTCAGTACCACGCGATTTCGTTGTATCGGGCCCTCGCTGTTGCTGCACTCTGTGTCAATCAAAGAGCGAACATGAGACCACCCATGGCAGATGTCGTTGAAGCTCTCGCCGAGATCTCAGAAATGGAGTCCAGAAGCAGGTGGCGGACAGCCCGTCGACAATCGGCGGCTCCCAGCACACCAACTGGAGCTGGCTCTGATGGGAACCAAGCCCAGTATCAGGGAGAAAGAAGCTGA
- the LOC133912229 gene encoding elongator complex protein 6 isoform X2 has protein sequence MEEYSGGDLLSEAMDSGARAQARVVVVEDCVEAPAAFVLHLLLKRALAGGGAAAFLALAQPFAHYDRVLRKMGCNLSLHRKSERLHFFELQAFPGGARDDTIANSFIRLYSEIQRVVEVHRTGEIPGQFTIVIDDVSLLEVAAHGSVDDVFDFLHYCVTLASEMNCSLVILIHEDIYASEESMGLLLHLRYIADLVIKAAPLSTGLAADVHGQLSVVNKGMFSEQRPKAQRVWNFHFKVKENGADFFYPGSRH, from the exons ATGGAGGAGTACAGCGGGGGAGACCTCCTGAGCGAGGCGATGGACTCAGGGGCGCGCGCGCAGGCgcgtgtggtggtggtggaggactgCGTGGAGGCGCCCGCCGCCTtcgtcctccacctcctcctcaagcgagcgctcgccggcggcggcgctgctgcCTTCCTCGCCCTCGCGCAGCCCTTTGCCCACTACGACCGCGTCCTTCGCAAGATG GGCTGTAACCTTTCTCTGCATAGGAAGAGCGAGAGGCTTCATTTCTTTGAATTGCAAGCATTCCCAG GTGGAGCAAGGGATGACACCATTGCCAACAGCTTTATTCGGCTATACAGTGAAATTCAAAGAGTAGTGGAGGTACACAGGACAGGAGAAATTCCAGGCCAGTTCACCATCGTTATCGACGATGTCTCACTTTTGGAAGTTGCTGCCCATGGTTCCGTAGATGATGTGTTCGACTTCTTGCATTATTGTGTCACTCTTGCATCTGAGATG AATTGCTCGCTGGTGATCCTGATCCACGAGGATATATATGCAAGCGAGGAGAGCATGGGTCTCCTCTTACATCTGCGCTACATCGCAGATCTCGTGATTAAAGCGGCACCTCTGAGCACTGGCTTGGCTGCTGATGTTCATGGACAG TTGTCGGTGGTGAACAAGGGCATGTTTAGCGAGCAAAGGCCAAAAGCGCAGAGAGTTTGGAACTTCCATTTTAAAGTGAAGGAAAACGGTGCTGACTTCTTCTATCCAGGGAGCAGACATTAG